Genomic DNA from Thermus amyloliquefaciens:
GGGCTTCATCTCAAAGCGCTTCACCCGGACGATCCTGGGACCCTCCTCCTCCTCGGGCTTGCGCAGGGCCTCGAGGTCCCGCACCTCAGGGGGCGGTGGCCCCTGGTAGGTGTGCCGCTTGCCCACGAAGCGCCGCTCCTTGTAGCGCTTCAGCTGGGTTTCCAGCCGGTCCACCATGCGGTCGATGGCGGCATAGAGATCCGGATCCTCCTCCTCCACCCTGACGAGCCCCCCGGGGAGGTCCACCTGCACCTCCGCCTTGGCCTTGCGGGCCACGTGGTTGCTGCCCGCCAAGGAGAGCACCACCTTGGCCATGAGCTCCCCATTTTGGTAGCGGTCCAGGCGGGAAAGCTTCTTTTCCACGTAGTCCCGAATGGCGTCGGTGATCTCCAGGTTGCGGCCGATGAGTTTGTAGACGTTCATACACCCTCCTTTCCGCCCCGGTCAGGGCTTTCCCTTACCCTTATGCTACCACCTTCCCCAGGGCGTTCGTCCCGCACCACCTGCCCGGCCTTCAGCACCACCACCCGCGCGGGATAGGCCTCCAAAAGCTCCCGGCTGTGGGTGGCCACCACCACCGTGGCCCCCCGCTGATGGGCGGCCTTGAGGATATCCAGCACCTGGAGGGCGTTGTCCAGGTCCAGGTTTCCCGTGGGCTCGTCCGCCAGGATCACCGGGGGGTCCAGGAGCAAGGCCCGGGCGATGGCCACCCGCTGGGCCTCCCCCACCGAAAGCTCATCGGGAAAGGCCCTTTTCTTGTGGGAAAGCCCCACCCGCCTTAGGGCTATGGCGATGCGCTCTCCCCATTCCCTGGGGGAAACCCCCTGCACCCGGAGCACAAAGGCCAGGTTCTCCTCCACCGTCATGTCGGCAAGGAGGCGGTGGTCCTGGAAGACCATCCCGATCCTGCGGCGGTGGAGGGCCACCTGGTCCCCTTTCAGGAGCCTGAGGTTTTGGCCCGCAAAGTACACCGCCCCCTGGGTGGGCAGAAGCCGGCGCAGGATCAGGGCCAGCAGGGTGGACTTCCCCGCCCCCGAGTGCCCCACCACGTAGACGAACTCCCCCTTTTTCACCTCGAGGCTCACGTTGTAAAGCGCCTTGGTCCCCGTGCGGGGGTACTCCAGGCCCACCCGGTGGAAGGCGATCATGCCCTTACTATACGGAAGACAGACCACGGTTGTTTCTCATGCTCGGGCGCTATAGTGGAGGCTAGGTGAGGGAAGAGATGAAAAAACGCGCATGGCTCATCGCAGGGCTCGGGGTGGTCCTGGCCCTGGTGTACGCCCAGCTTCCTCGTCCCCAGGCGGAAAACCCCCTGCAAAACCCCAACGGCCAGGCCCTCCTGGAGGTCTACCAAAGGATCCAGCAGGATTACCTGGAACCCTTGCCCCGGGAGAAGCTGAACGCCCTATTGGAGGGGGCCATCGGGGGCATGGTGTCCGCCTTGAAGGACCCCTTCACCAGCTACTCCCCGCCCCAACGGGCAAGCCTCCGGCAGGAGGACCTGAGGGGGGAGTTCTTCGGCATCGGGGCCACCCTCACCCCCGCCAACCCCGACGGCACGGGGGCCAAGATCGAAGGGGTGATGAAGGGCCTGCCCGCCCAGCGGGCGGGGATGCGGGCGGGGGATGTGATCCTGGAGGTGGACGGGGAGGATGTGACCGGCCTTCCCCTGCAAGAGGTGGTGGCCAGAATCCGGGGCCGTGAGGGCACCAAGGTCACCATCAAGGTGCGCCGGGAGGGGACCCCCGCTCCCCTGGTCTTCGAGCTCATCCGGGAGAAGGTGGAGATCATCTCCGTCTCCACGGGGAAGATCGGGGACGTGGGCTACATCGCCCTGGAGACCTTCGGCAACTTCAAGGTGGAGGACCAGCTGAAGCGGGCCATTGACGGGCTCAAGGCCCAGGGCATCAAGAAGCTCATCCTTGACCTGCGCGACAACGGGGGAGGCCTCCTGGACCAGGGTTGCGCGGTGGCCAGCGCCTTCTTGAAGGAAGGCCCCATCGTCTACACCCGCACCAAGAACCTCACCCGGGTCTGGTGCGAGGCCGCGGGGAAACCCTTGTGGGATGGCCCCATGGTGGTCCTGGTCAACGGGAACAGCGCCTCCGCCAGCGAGATCGTGGCCGGGGCCCTGCAGGACTACGGCCGGGCCAAGGTCATTGGGGAAAAGACCTTCGGCAAGGGCGTGGGGCAAACCCCCTACACCCTGGCCAACGGAGGCGAGCTCACCCTGGTCACCTTTGAGTGGCTCACCCCCAAGCACCGGGCCATCAACAAGGAGGGCCTGAAGCCCGACATCGAGGTGAAGGACACCCGTTTCCCCACCCCCTTCTCCCTGCAAGGGGCCGGGGCCCCGGCAGGCGCCGAGATCTCCGTGACCCTAAACGGCAAGACCGTGAAGGTCAAGGCCGATGCCGAGGGGAAGTTCACCTACGCCGAACCCCAGCGCCAGCGCCCCCTCCCCGAGGACCGGGGGCAGGCGGTCTTGGACCTGGAGCAAGACGCCATCCTCAAGCGGGCCCTGGAGGAGCTGAACGCCACCCGCTAAGTACCCCGTCGTGGCTTGCGCCACGGCGG
This window encodes:
- a CDS encoding S41 family peptidase, translating into MKKRAWLIAGLGVVLALVYAQLPRPQAENPLQNPNGQALLEVYQRIQQDYLEPLPREKLNALLEGAIGGMVSALKDPFTSYSPPQRASLRQEDLRGEFFGIGATLTPANPDGTGAKIEGVMKGLPAQRAGMRAGDVILEVDGEDVTGLPLQEVVARIRGREGTKVTIKVRREGTPAPLVFELIREKVEIISVSTGKIGDVGYIALETFGNFKVEDQLKRAIDGLKAQGIKKLILDLRDNGGGLLDQGCAVASAFLKEGPIVYTRTKNLTRVWCEAAGKPLWDGPMVVLVNGNSASASEIVAGALQDYGRAKVIGEKTFGKGVGQTPYTLANGGELTLVTFEWLTPKHRAINKEGLKPDIEVKDTRFPTPFSLQGAGAPAGAEISVTLNGKTVKVKADAEGKFTYAEPQRQRPLPEDRGQAVLDLEQDAILKRALEELNATR
- the ftsE gene encoding cell division ATP-binding protein FtsE, which codes for MIAFHRVGLEYPRTGTKALYNVSLEVKKGEFVYVVGHSGAGKSTLLALILRRLLPTQGAVYFAGQNLRLLKGDQVALHRRRIGMVFQDHRLLADMTVEENLAFVLRVQGVSPREWGERIAIALRRVGLSHKKRAFPDELSVGEAQRVAIARALLLDPPVILADEPTGNLDLDNALQVLDILKAAHQRGATVVVATHSRELLEAYPARVVVLKAGQVVRDERPGEGGSIRVRESPDRGGKEGV
- the hpf gene encoding ribosome hibernation-promoting factor, HPF/YfiA family, translating into MNVYKLIGRNLEITDAIRDYVEKKLSRLDRYQNGELMAKVVLSLAGSNHVARKAKAEVQVDLPGGLVRVEEEDPDLYAAIDRMVDRLETQLKRYKERRFVGKRHTYQGPPPPEVRDLEALRKPEEEEGPRIVRVKRFEMKPMDPEEAAFQMEALGHDFFVFRNAKTDEINVIYRRKDGNYGLIEPA